The Canis lupus familiaris isolate Mischka breed German Shepherd chromosome 27, alternate assembly UU_Cfam_GSD_1.0, whole genome shotgun sequence genome window below encodes:
- the KRT75 gene encoding LOW QUALITY PROTEIN: keratin, type II cytoskeletal 75 (The sequence of the model RefSeq protein was modified relative to this genomic sequence to represent the inferred CDS: deleted 3 bases in 3 codons) has translation MSRQPSVTFQPGGRRSFSTASASTPAVGRSRFSSLSVARSTGGSAGPGRLSSAGAAFGSRSLYNVGGTRRLSTGGCGGGFRSGFGGRASGGFGAGSGFGYGGAAGGGYGAWGFPVCPPGGIQEVTVNQSLLTPLNLQIDPAIQRVRKEEREQIKTLNNKFASFIDKVRFLEQQNKVLETKWELLQEQGSKTVRQNLEPFFDTYINDLRRQLDSVTTERGRLDAELRNMQDVVEDFKVRYEDEINKRTAAENEFVALKKDVDSAYMNKVELEAKVNSLTDEINFLRMLFEAELSQMQTQVSDTSVVLSMDNNRSLDLDSIIAEVKAQYEDIANRSRAEAESWYQTKYEELQVTAGRHGDDLRNTKQEISEMNRVIQRLRAEIDSIKKQCSSLQTAIADAEQRGELALKDARAKLVDLEEALQKAKQDMARLLREYQELMNVKLALDVEIATYRKLLEGEECRLSGEGVSPVNISVVTSTVSSGYGGGSAMGGGSLGLGGGSGYSFATSAGHNLGAGLGGSGFSASSSRGLGGGGSSVKFVSTTSSSRKSYKH, from the exons ATGTCCAGGCAGCCCAGCGTCACTTTCCAGCCCGGCGGCCGCAGGAGCTTCAGCACGGCCTCGGCCTCCACCCCGGCCGTGGGCCGCTCCCGCTTCAGCTCACTCTCCGTGGCCCGCTCCACGGGTGGCAGCGCCGGGCCGGGCAGGCTGAGCAGCGCGGGGGCCGCCTTCGGGAGCCGCAGCCTCTACAACGTGGGGGGCACCCGGCGGCTCTCCACTGGGGGCTGTGGCGGCGGCTTCCGAAGTGGCTTTGGTGGTAGGGCCAGCGGCGGGTTTGGGGCC GGCAGTGGATTTGGCTATGGGGGGGCAGCCGGAGGAGGCTACGGGGCCTGGGGCTTCCCCGTGTGCCCCCCCGGAGGCATCCAGGAGGTCACGGTCAACCAGAGCCTCCTGACTCCCCTCAACCTGCAAATCGACCCCGCCATCCAGCGGGTGCGGAAAGAGGAGCGCGAGCAGATCAAGACCCTCAACAACAAGTTCGCCTCCTTCATCGACAAG GTGCGCTTCCTGGAGCAGCAGAACAAGGTCTTGGAGACCAAGTGGGAGCTCCTTCAGGAGCAA GGCTCCAAGACAGTGAGGCAGAACCTGGAGCCCTTCTTCGACACCTACATCAACGACCTCCGCCGGCAGCTGGACAGCGTCACGACGGAGAGGGGCAGGCTAGACGCCGAGCTGAGGAACATGCAGGATGTCGTGGAAGATTTCAAAGTCAG GTACGAGGACGAGATTAACAAGCGCACCGCTGCTGAGAACGAGTTTGTGGCCCTGAAGAAG GACGTGGACTCAGCCTACATGAACAAGGTGGAACTGGAGGCCAAAGTCAACTCTCTGACCGATGAGATCAACTTCTTGCGGATGCTCTTTGAGGCT GAGCTGTCCCAGATGCAGACCCAGGTCAGTGACACCTCTGTGGTGCTGTCCATGGACAACAACCGCAGCCTGGACCTGGACAGCATCATCGCTGAGGTCAAGGCCCAGTATGAGGACATCGCCAACCGCAGCCGGGCTGAGGCTGAGTCCTGGTACCAGACCAAG TACGAAGAGCTGCAGGTCACAGCGGGCCGGCACGGGGATGACCTCCGCAACACCAAGCAAGAGATCTCCGAGATGAACCGGGTGATCCAGAGGCTCAGAGCCGAGATCGACAGCATCAAGAAGCAG TGTTCCAGCCTGCAAACGGCCATCGCTGACGCCGAACAGCGCGGAGAGCTGGCCCTCAAGGATGCCCGGGCCAAGCTAGTGGACCTGGAGGAGGCCCTGCAGAAGGCCAAGCAGGACATGGCCCGGCTGCTGAGGGAGTACCAGGAGCTCATGAACGTCAAGCTGGCCCTGGACGTGGAGATCGCCACCTACCGCAAGCTGCTGGAGGGCGAGGAGTGCAG GCTGAGCGGAGAGGGCGTTTCTCCAGTTAACATCT CCGTGGTCACCTCCACCGTTTCCAGTGGCTAC GGCGGTGGCAGCGCCATGGGAGGCGGAAGTCTGGGCCTCGGCGGGGGCAGCGGCTACTCCTTCGCCACCAGCGCCGGCCACAACCTGGGTGCGGGCCTGGGCGGCTCCGGCTTCAGCGCCAGTAGCAGCCGGGGCCTTGGCGGCGGTGGCTCCAGTGTCAAGTTTGTCTCCACCACGTCCTCCAGCCGGAAGAGCTACAAGCATTAG